A region from the Silene latifolia isolate original U9 population chromosome 7, ASM4854445v1, whole genome shotgun sequence genome encodes:
- the LOC141590431 gene encoding uncharacterized protein LOC141590431, with translation MVDKFVKNIRPVYRDVLKCQNFSTFKELIRCGRKIEDDQFFDEASNYMGYGVVILLISPIGEHVPVSIKLDFNVTNNAAEDEACLLGLCSALDLGVKKLLVHGDSSLVINQVGGSWKIKSQSLGLYQTRIEELEKYFEDIRYVRLQREENQFADALSKLPALINISDHIDSMPICVKRRSSSAYVNAIDDAEEGETEPWYTVILKFKETGEYPPDLDTHEKRAL, from the coding sequence ATGGTAGATAAATTTGTGAAGAATATCCGACCCGTCTACCGTGATGTATTGAAGTGTCAAAACTTTAGcactttcaaagaattgataaggtgTGGGAGGAAAATCGAAGATGACCAGTTTTTCGATGAAGCATCAAACTATATGGGATATGGAGTGGTCATTCTTCTTATCTCGCCAATAGGTGAACACGTGCCCGTGTCCATCAAGCTGGATTTCAATGTCACGAACAACGCCGCTGAAGATGAAGCATGTTTGCTTGGTTTATGCAGTGCTCTTGACTTGGGTGTGAAGAAGTTGTTAGTACATGGAGACTCGTCCcttgtgatcaatcaagtgggtgGGTCATGGAAAATTAAGAGCCAAAGTTTGGGCCTATATCAAACCAGAATCGAAGAATTGGAAAAGTATTTCGAGGATATTCGATATGTTCGCCTTCAGAGAgaggaaaatcagtttgcagatgcGTTGTCCAAGCTACCTGCCCTGATCAACATTTCCGACCACATAGACAGTATGCCAATATGTGTCAAACGGAGATCGTCATCTGCCTATGTGAATGCAATCGATGATGCCGAGGAAGGTGAAACCGAACCCTGGTACACAGTTATTTTGAAATTCAAGGAAACAGGAGAGTATCCTCCCGACCTTGACACGCATGAAAAGCGCGCTCTGTGA